A window of Hordeum vulgare subsp. vulgare chromosome 5H, MorexV3_pseudomolecules_assembly, whole genome shotgun sequence genomic DNA:
CAACTAGCCATTTAAAAAGAGAGAAATCAATATTTAGCAGACCATCTCTCCTCTTTTTTATTAATCATGCTTGTATGGCTTTTATGTCCCGTTTTTCTCATTAATTGGAAACTCGTTTTTTCTTAATGACATTGCTGGGCTCATATATCCTTTAGAAAATATATATTTCGAATTCCTCAACCCTAAGTTGTATTGGCTCATGTGCTCACATGAGTAAAACAAACTATGTTCACAAGAACTAAATGTATGTGCGTGTATGTGAGGATCTAAGTCTGTACTGTATTAAAAAAAACTATCAATCGTGTTTCAAATCATATGATTATTTTTTTGCTAAGAAAATTATGTGactatctatacctactaataaagaaaATAGATATTCTTAGTCTGTCATGCTATTTTATagaaaaccccctgatgtttTTAACATTAAacccgtagtatatattaaatgttttttaaaatactcatatcttttataccgtaactccaaatttaacatattatatatggaatttgattaaaaaaatatagagaatttaaatatgatgttattttactattaAACATTTAATCAAAATACtatctaggatgcaatcttaataaataagtcatttttCATAAATTAAAAGCGTGTGATATTTCTTTTTTCTGTTGCAACGCACTAGCCCTTTTGCTAGTTATGGTTTAAAGAAATCAAACTGCCTATGCTCACGTGTATGGGGTACTTTTATTCATATATACTGGACGGAATTTCAAAATGTTTGAAACAAACCTTGTCCTTTTTCAATTTTCACCCGATACCCATTCAaaagattttgtttttttttatgtGGAACAAAGTTTCACACATTTTTTGTACAAATCTCTAAATATAGAGACGGCTGGTGTGCTCCATTTCCTGATCAGACGGCTAGATCCGCGGGCGGGCGAGCAGACTTAAAGCGGAAGGTTCCTCCTCCTGctggctgctgctgctcctcgcCACCCCCGCTCCGGCAGTTACCGGTTCGCTGCTGGCTGTGCGCGCGTGCCACCCTCGCCGCCGGGTTGCCATTATGAGTTGAGTTGGAGCCCGATCTCCCCGTCCCCGTTAGCCCCACCTCCCACCACCACCTTCTCACTCATAACTCCCTTCcctcccctccgcctcctccctcgCTCCTGGCGCGGCACCCCGCACCGCAGATCTCcttccccgaggaggaggaggagatggtgaGCGCGTCCAGCCTGCTGCTGCCGTCCTCCATGCGCGACTTCGCCTCTTGCATCGGCGACGGCGCCGTCCGCGTCGCCTGCGCCAGCCCCTCCTCCACCCTCACCTCCGCCGGcggctccggctccggctccggctccggctccggcgCCGCCTCCACCCTCGCCGTCACGGCGTCCTACCGCGTCACGCCCCTCAACTCGGCCGCCCCTTCTCCGCCGCTTCTGTTTCGCCTGACCTGGGCGCACTCCCCGGTGGGCCCCACACTGTCGTTTTCTCCGTCCGCCGCCGCGCCTTCCGTTCTCCTTCGCAGGCGCAGGGGCACCCGCTCCTTCACTCTGGCGGACGCCGGCGGCGATGCGGATGCGGATGCGGAGCCCTCCCTGCTCGCCCTTTTCTGGGACCTCACGGCGGCGCGGTACGACCCCGGGGCGTCGCCGGAGCCGCTCCATGGCTACTTCGTCGTCGCCGTGGCCGGCGCGGAGGTTGTGCTCGCGGTGGGCGACCTGGCCGCGGAATTCGTCAAGACCAAGTTCGAGGGCCAGATCTCCAAGGCGCGGTGCCTGCCGGTCTCGCGCAGGGAGCGCGTCGTGGTCGCCGACCCGGCGGCAATGCACACCGCGAGCGTGCGCTTCGCGGAAGGCGGGCCGGAGCACGAGGTCAGCGTGGGTTGCGCCACGAGCTCcgggggaggggaggagctgtGGGTCAGCGTCGACGGGAAGCGAGCGGTGCAGGCGCAGCGGCTGCGGTGGAACTTCAGGGGCAATCAGACGGTGTTCgtcgacggcgcgccggtggacgTCATGTGGGACCTTCACGGGTGGTGGTTCCGGGACCCGCCGGGGTGCGCGGTGGTGATGCTCCGGGCAAGGAGCGCGCTGGAGAGCCGACTGTggctggaggaggagggcgcggcgccgGGGTTCTCACTCGTCCTGCAGGCATTCAAGGCCCCGCCTTGATCTACATGAGGTTTCCGCTTGCTCCTCACTCTGGCTATGGCTGCTCTACCTCTACCTGCCCATTTGGGAAAAGGTAGCTGATTGAATTTAGCAAAACCGAGAAGAATGCGGTGTTTGTTTGGTGTTAATTTACAGCTCTAGACATACTTATAATATAGCTTGTTTTTGGAGGGACAATAAGCTTGGGATGAAACATAGTTCATGGATCATTTTAGGTGGTATACTCAGAGAGAGATTTACTGCAAGTGTGCAGTACAGGATCACCCCCTTTGTTTGTTTTCCCTCTTTTTATCCCAACCATTTTTAATGGTGGTGTGCTCGTACAGTTGACAAATAATTATACAAGATTTCAGAATCTTTGATTCTGCTCTTCTGTGTGATCAAGGTGGCGTAGAAACGGGTACCAGTATATTTCTGCTCGTAGCTCAATATTCATCATTGGTTGCCCAGTAGTGATTCTGGCCCTGTTTTACCGGTGATTTGCGTCTATTTGCATAAATTCTGCAATTTAGCTCCCAGGTTCCCACAATCTGAGATCCATCTAGAACCCAAGCATGCAAATTTGAAcccatatatacacacacacactattCATCATTCAAGGTACAGAATAAGTTATTTTTCATCCAAGGTATTCTTATGATTTTctttataaataaattacatttgaaatataaatagttacatttatattgatccattatgtaaaatttggcataagaaaaaataaatacaGTCTTTTTCTGTATATAAGACCATAAATTTTACGTAAGACCAGAAAAATtacattttatgtatattttatacTTTGTTTTTACGTTCGTAATTTTACGTAACAATTTTTTTACGAAgattatatattttcttacaTTCTGTTTTTCCttattaaataaaataaaatttaggaaacataaaattacgatgcattgatgttaaaataaaatggggtgaagaataactattcattTGTCCGTTACTGGAACCACACACCTCATTTACAAATCCTTAGCGCAACTCCAATGCGTCGATCCATTTCATCCGCGCGTGCGTCCATGATGGTCGGGACGGACAAAAAAGTCGACCCGGTCGTGGTGGACAGAAAAGTCgacccaacgcgccgacccaaacaGACGCGTGTCCGCTTTTCGTCCGCCCGTCGACCTATTTTTGAGCCTgatttgcgtcggcgcggacaCGAGACGAACGCGTGTGGCGCCCGCCTACTCCTCGCCTGGCCCGCTAGTCGGTGGCACATTGGCCATCCTCTCTCATCCCATACCGACAACAAACCCTGAAACACCTACGCCGCGTCATCGCCGCCGCCCATTTGCCAATGCCGACACACCTCCCTCCAACGTTGCCACCTTGCCGCCACCATTGTCTCGCCGACGGGACTTCTCCAGGCCAGTCACCTGGTCCAAGGGAGGCACGCGTCTCTTCGTCGGCCAGCTCCTTCGACGACGCCCGCAAACTGTTTGACAGTttgccaaggtacaaaatggactcagccgacgagttctttttccacaatttcctttgcgattccgacgattcctcgTCCGATGATGACGAGGAAATCTTGGTtgccgtgttggtccatcaccacctTAATAGCCAGCGATCGTTGTTCCGTGGCATTATCCTGGGACACCTTCCGGCGTTGAATTGTAACCGAGAGAGCGGTCAtttccttctttggaaggactactttgacaTAACCAACCCGTTGTTCAAACATCAAGAATTTCGGCGGCGTTTCCGTATGGCTAGGCATGTTTTCAACCGTATTAGAGAGGGGGTGGTTAGATACGACAACTATTTCGGGCGCAAAGAGAATGCCCTTGGAAAGGTTGGCTTctcatcttatcagaaatgcacttcAGCCATTCAGATGCTTGCATACGAAGTGATCGGTGATCTCATTGATGAGTACGTCTGTATGAGCGAGTCTACATACCTAGAATCCATGTACATGTTCTGTAGGGCTGTGATTGTTGTGTTTGGGCCAGAGTACTTGAAAGAACCGACTCCTCAAGATACAACCCACTTGTTGGTGATGAATGCCAGCAGGTGGTTCCCAGAAATGATTGGCAGCATAGACTACATGCACTGAGAGTGGAAGAAGAACTACCCTACTGCTTGACAAGGGAAGTATCATGGCCATGTCagggcttgcactgtcatacttaAGGTCGTGGCCTCACAAGATCTCTGGATCTGATACTCTTTCTTTGCCATGACCGGatcacataatgatatcaacgtgctttaACGCTAGCCGGTGTTTACAAGGCTTGCGGAAGGCAACATCCCACCGGTGAATGTTACCATCAATGACCACAACTACGACAAATGATACTACCTAGGTGAAAGTATCTATCCTTAGTGGACCACTATTGCAAAGACAATCCCCGACCCTGTCGGAGAGAACAGGAAAATATTTGCCCAATAGCAAGAGAGTGCTACGAAGGACGTTGAGCGTGCCTTTTGTGTTTTGCACTTGCGATGGGGCATTGTTCAGTACGTTGCTAGGACTTGGAGCACCAAGAagttgtgggaggtgatgacagCTTGTATAATTATGCACAATATGTTCGTAGAAGATAAGcgtttgatgacgagatgatgtatatacttctcgcaccccgttggttaccccaagtggaaggttgagatgtagtcagcagcaagttttcccttacacggagactgtaaggtttatcgaaccaagaggactcctaggagcaacaagtaggtgtctcctgtcctcgtcagcagaagacgtggacctgcacacacaacaaataactttgcccccaacgagtacagagaggttgtcaatctctccggccttgtcgtttgcaaaggatcaaaacacaagcgggaaagtaatagtgattgcaacggaaaagtaaatgaaaacggtaaatgatggaggtgtaaacaatgatggtgatatggaccggagtcacatgatgttcactagtgatgtctctctcccaaaagacgataaacaactatgcttgggtaaacaaatcacacttggacaattgacagaatgatgaacgcaccgcaatgctaattatgctacttgatagttagaggttcaatagtaatggatagtatgccaagacaagtagaccgtttattcatcagcatctacttagtaatcatccaccttgagatatctatcaagaacatctcaccggtattaagttgcgagccccacccaaagtataaactcaaagcaacggacaattgcattaacgaactatgcgtaaggcaaacaatccttgcaaccgtggtcacaagcaccgttgtgttctccctagtggcaacaacacatcccctagtctcatgtttctgtcactcaagctagacatgaaggggcatgaacccacaatcatgcataacgctccctcttggagttgcaatctactactcggccaaagcaataaatagcaacggagaacatgatgaatcactaaggaacataatataaaaagataatcaaatatataactcataacaatctaaacataatctcataatccatctgatcccaacaaaccgagcatagcaatagcaagagaattacatagctaccttgatcatgtagggtagctcacaaggactaaccattgaagcacaagattggagagaagacatcacatagctactagtcatggactcatggtccaaggaggactactcacgacacgtccgggaagcgtccatgatggtggagaagctctcggaggtcaatcctccctctggcagggtgccaggaaggggtctcctgacgctcccgatctcggaagtgctgcgacGCCGGAACGATGGAggaatttgcgattctggatctgATGGAAGGTTTTCtcgtggaggagtaaatataggccaaaggagggcaccagaggaggtgggacccacccaggcggcctcctggcgtggctAGTGGTAGGCCGCGTCAGGGGGTCGCTTGGACGGCCcctgccccctctggcccatcgtcGGTGatatggaagcttccgttacgctaattttttatatatttttcctgaaaTTTTTCGGCTTCCGGAAAATttggtaaaatcccctgcaaaatagataTCTGCAGACAGAaagtggcactgggtgcactgagttagtaggttagtccaaatatgtgtaaaatgatataaaagtgtagcaaaacatataatattgtcacccaaaagatcatggagcaagcagaaattatagatacgtttgagacgtatcaacaaccccaagcttaatttctgctcgtcctcgagtagataaatgataacacaataatttttgtggtgacatgctaacacacatataagaacttcaaagtaaagcaagtgagatatgcaattcaagtcaagacaataacatgcaagagtttatatctagcattgagtttagcaaagtaagaacataaaggtgcaagagctctcgctgtccgtgactcgaatgtctccaaatggtgtttgcgtgcaagaagtgggagatgggttgagatcataaaatattttttaattgagaactcaatctactaaacctcacacttggtttcctttggaatcttattttgactcatccccagaccacttgtcaggcacaagtcaaaatgattctctctctttcgactttgagcactcatgcaatggatgagcgtaagcaagatatgttggcacttaggatagcaaatagaataatgatggggaaggaagacaaaaaggtgtgaaaggctcacatcaatgaggacaaccataggtgagggaaagccaaatgatagatatgatgtgaggagtagggattgccatgtaacggatggacatatgagctaaggtaagctctctaatggaactagtgggggtgcatccaacttgtttgctcatgaagacctagagctcatttgaggaggctcatcattggaatatgcaaaccaagttctatagtgtaagggtccccacatagttatgcacgaATGATAATatatatgtagtacaaatatagcaatggagtacgagtgtggatctttcaaaaggaatagtagtgttgcccccttctctttttttgtgtgtggcctctttggctctttctatttatctctcatttgtcttctttgggatcttttgttttgtcctccttgggatcttttcctcacttaagggcaacactctatgttttacatgaataaaaagaagatcatcacactttataagaagtactcaacataatgacaagtgaaaactatcatgatgtatgcaaatgtatgcctctgccagtgtagtaggatatgcaatgatactagcgcgtcatgtagcaataattggggcaaggcccaactatcatgcggctcctcgatcaagcaaaagcatgtatgacatgaagatcaagtcatgagatggtggatgttgcatggcaatgtatctcgaaaaggctatggaaatgccttaataggtaggtatggtggctgttttgaggaaagatatgatgaggcttatgtatgcagagcgtatcatgtcatgggtttggatgcaccggtggagtttgcaccaactctcaatgtgagaaagggcaatgcacggtaccgaagaggctagcaaaatatgaatggtggaagtgccaacaatcgaatactcacattagtccgaagaactcatacacttattatcggtaactctctatctagttaggaaattcacaaagagacaagtacctcgaggagaagtgtttgggggtttggttatccttgcgcatcctcgactcatggtaacgtgagggtactctatatattccaacccctccagaggttagcgatcaatttagtagctagagttctcaactaatttttagtttttgaaaacacacgaattacccaaaatacgacacctatcactaataggctcaagctcttggcaccaatagtccaaacattactcaaatcaatacctcaaaactatcgcAAGTtattactatacttaaatagcaatctcatttacctactcatgcaagacacacaactcagtgcgccgagccaactctctaaacaagataagcatgataactcaagagagttccaaaagcaacctaaataaaatctcttaaaaagataagcatgaaaactaagagctaagcatgacagtagctaagtaaagatagggaacacacaaaaaggataagcatgaaaacctatgttgtgttctagagtggcatggagcgtgtttctcttccAAACAAGGTGGGatgggttccgacttgttatgaacagcaagcaaaaccaaaacaaactaaaaagtaaagagcgggacgctccaagcatagcacataacatatgaagtgataaaaatatagcatggagatgaacgaactgatgattgttgatagagaaggggatgcacaggggcatccccaagcttagacgcttgagtctcttgAATATTTCttcgggtgcatgggggcatgcccaagcttgagcgcttgacactcctgtatcttctttcgtcatctcgcatcgcatacttgaaaactcccttcatacgaaactcatcataagctgattagagtggttagtgtccttaataaaataattcattacctgctggaaataaatattttcatgaaaatctactgtttctcatgattgacaaaaggtttttgcaaataaaaagtaagcttaggatttgcaaaatgatgaaaacgcaaaacatggcagattctgtgaaaaacagaacaacaggtagtaaataatttattcggggcacttctgcaactcaaatcagaaACCTCAGAAtatatgccagaaagacaatcATATGGAGCAcgctgtcaaaaaaattcagatcaaaaagatgatctggtgatctttggcgaatttttccgtcaagcagagaaaatctgtttctagacaacatgtcacaatttttgaactttcttgcaatcagaggctataacttggtacaaagcttaaaaataaagatacaatgatgttgctacagtagtaacaagcatcaagaccactaaaactgaaagtaaaaataaattgggttgcctcccaacaagcgctttcttttatgcctttgagctgggCATAATgcgagaagatcaagtgttatccactccaaaagaataacttgcccgagtaacagactcataaggtaacttaatcttcttcctagggaagtgttccattccctttttaaggggggaTCGGAGtttaatgattccctctttcatgtcaatgatatcaCCAaaagtgcggagaaaaggacgtcccaaaataattggacatgaaggatcacattcaatgtccataataagaaaattaacgggcacataattatcattgacaataataagcacatcatcaattctccctaaaggtttctttatggcagaatcaacaagacgaacaccaaaagaacatggatcataaggtttccaatcaagcatatcatacattcttttgggcataacggaagcactagctccaacatctgttatgaccggtacaacgtaccaacggaggaggcccaatgggcagggttaattacgggcttagcccaagttatattacctatcttagaagtccaagttatattagagtccaagttatattagagtccaagttatctagggtttagtggaggctgtcctcctttataaacacatgtaccccttcgatattaatcagacaataaacagtatattctgttgtcgtctccctcaggagacgagagccccaaaccctagccgcctctctctctctctctctctcgccgcgacggcgcccaaccgccggcgccggcgttcccaacctcgcagcccgcacttccaccccaacaatctacgtccgagacctggtagaacactagcctctaccaatttggtatcaagTAGCTTGGGTCcgatgagtttgtcggaccttcccaccaccaccgccgccgccaccaccgccttccccgccacctcacagcagccgccgccgccgcaccactcaacgccgccggccacctcaggtccggccgcctccggtcccgcggccctggcggccgaacCCGCCCCGTCCTCTCCCTggcggagatgtcctcggcgatccgcgacctcaaccTGGCGGTCTCGGACCTCCGGACTCTCCTCCAGGCTCCGTACAcaaccccgccaccaccgcccccgccggcggcgcccttcgcgccactgcccccggcgactgtcgtgccccagggcctgccgatcacccaggtccggtggccgccgtcgccgtccccgctaccgacgtggatGGACACGCCGAGCTACACGACGGCGCCACtacagccgacggtgttgcagccacccgcccccaccttcggggggttcggcgggtacactgatccgtacgccgggagctccgtggtgccgcaacactccccttccgccgcgctgggccgtcacgagggcacctacgcggcctcgccacacgtgcagcagcttccccgcttcaccaagctggagttcgccacctacgacggcaccgtcgaccccctgaactagctcaatcagtgcgaccagtttttcagggggcagcggaccatggcgtccgaccgcacttggatcgcctcctaccacctccgtggcgccgcccagacttggtactacgccctcgagcaggacgagggcgggatgccctcatgggagcgctttcgcgacctgtgtctcctccggttcgcccccccatacgtgggagccgcttggccgagctcggtcgccttcccttcaccacctcggtgcaggacttcgccgaccgcttccagacgttgTCCTGCCATGCGCCTGATgtcacggctcgccaacgcgccgagctcttcgtcggtggccttcccgaccacatccgcatcgacgtcgagatgcgcgacccccaggacctgcagacggccatgtattacgcacgtgcgtacgagcagcgcgccaacgccctgcagcaggcgttcccgggCCACGGCACGCGTTCCCCGACCCGTCCCGCCCcggcggccgccaccccgacatgccccgccctgccggccgctacagcggctgcccccgcgccgacacgcaccttccgacgcttgacgtcggccgagcagctcgagcggcgccgcaagggcctgtgcttcaactacgacgagccgtatgcgccgggtcatacgtgcgcccgcctgttctacttggagaccgtcgacaacgcggaggtggaggccctcaccgcggagctagacgccaccacactctccgaggccggcgtcacgacctacgggctggtcgacgcgaccgccttcgtcgtctcccttcatgccatggctggcatcaagatgacaaagacgatgctgcttccggtgacgatcaacggggagcgtctaaccacgctcgtggacacgggttcgacgcacaacttcctgtctGGGGATgccatgcgccgcctcgcactccaaccggcgggctcggagaagttcagcgtcaccgtcgccaacggggaccgccttgcttgccagggggtggcgcggcaggttcccgtcctcatcggcgacgagccgttctccatc
This region includes:
- the LOC123395318 gene encoding uncharacterized protein LOC123395318, yielding MVSASSLLLPSSMRDFASCIGDGAVRVACASPSSTLTSAGGSGSGSGSGSGAASTLAVTASYRVTPLNSAAPSPPLLFRLTWAHSPVGPTLSFSPSAAAPSVLLRRRRGTRSFTLADAGGDADADAEPSLLALFWDLTAARYDPGASPEPLHGYFVVAVAGAEVVLAVGDLAAEFVKTKFEGQISKARCLPVSRRERVVVADPAAMHTASVRFAEGGPEHEVSVGCATSSGGGEELWVSVDGKRAVQAQRLRWNFRGNQTVFVDGAPVDVMWDLHGWWFRDPPGCAVVMLRARSALESRLWLEEEGAAPGFSLVLQAFKAPP